The Hevea brasiliensis isolate MT/VB/25A 57/8 chromosome 1, ASM3005281v1, whole genome shotgun sequence DNA segment CCACTGCCCAAGACAATAGCTGGACCTGGTATTCCACTTCCACCAGAGCAGGACACCTTGATTAGCGCAAACTACCAACTTGCCATCCCAAAGAAGCAGCCTTCCCAGGCAGTAGAAGAAACAGAGGAGGATGAAGAAAGCGCTGATCTCAACCCATCACAAGAACCAAAGACAGATGTTCCACAGCATAATACTCCTCAGAGAGTATCCTTTCCCCTTACCAAACGTTCCAAGTAAGAATTTTACGCTCCCACAGTTAAGACAGTGAGAAAACCATGTTGCTGAGAAGAGAGTCCTATATTTATATGAAGAGGAACCAACGGATATATCAATTTAGAAGGAAAAAGGAGATAACTTGGTACTCCCTTTTTCTTATTTGACCTCCGCAAGTGGATTTAATCACATTCAGTGGTTTGTGTTCTTTTAGTTACCATTAGATCTATGCAAAAATATTTTGGTCTTGGTCCTCTCCCTGTTTGCCCAGTTTGAAATGAGAAGCACAGACGAACAAACAAAATTGCTGATTTTGTTGAATCTATTAAGGATTAGACGTTATTCTTCTTTTGTAAAGGTCCACAAAACTACTGTAATACAAGTTACCAGTTCTACTAACGTGGGCTTGCAGGCATAGGACTTCTGCAGAGCGTACACATCCCAAATTGCacatttttcttcaagcttgtaAGATTCAATTACATTTTACATCAACAGGACAGTTTCCACTTAATACAATAATGCCATCAGGGAAGGTAGCGTAAAAGACAATACAGTAGTCATCATTCGTTGtgtgaacttaaaataaatctttTGGAGGCATTTTTGGATCCAATAAGTCACTGCCAGAACCATTGTAACTGTTCTGTACAAACACATGCATATACAAGAATAACCAATTGTCATTAAATGGTATGCTACTTGGCGAACGATCAATTAAGGGTCAACTTCTCCACCCAAACATCCCACCAGCAGCAGTTGCTGTACTTGGGACAGTAGTCGATCCCCGGTCATACATGCGCTGCATCTCTTCCCTGCACTCTGTCAAACATTTGTCAGGTATGGCTGGAGTCAGCTCCACCACATCCCCCATCTTCAGCTTGCGTGAAGTATCACTTAATGGCTTGTGATTCAGCCTTGGCCTCAATTCTTCCTTGACAGGAAACCCATATGAAGACCATCTTGAGATTCCCCGTCCAACCCTTTCCAGCAAATCCATCATAGTCGAGTTTGCAGGAAACTCTTGCACCGACATCTGCATCATTGACAAGTACACATTCAATAAGACAAGGGTAAACGTTTCCTTGTGAAGTTGTTTAGCAGTGCCACTGATAAAGTTGTAACCACCACCAAGCCAGCAAGTGCCTAAGTATTAGTTATCCCAAGGGCAGATGAAACACAATTTGTTAAGATACTTGATAAAAACCTATTAGTATATGCCACTTGTTTTGTTCTCTCTTTTTTCAAACATTGACAGGTGCATCAATCATCATCATCCATTATTAAATACCAAAAACACTCATTACTGCCTGAAGTGGCCCTGAAGTATAAACATATATTAGCAAGTACAATCAGTATAATTGCTCAGAAAAGGTTGCACAGACCTGATAACGACTACTTAGCCCTCTACTATCTATTATTCTGCATTCAACATGAAATTAAGGAATCAAACCTTGTCATTCTCAATCATGATGACGAAGACTGGTCCATCGTGGCCACAGTGTGGCTTGTAGGAATATGGGCAATCAGCAGAATGAGTAGGAAACGCACAGGGAGGTTTCATAGAATCAGCACAGCCAATGGAAGAATGGTCTTTGCTCATTGTCTCACACTGCCAGCTCACAACCCATCGTGCCCACTCAACCATCTGAAGCACATATGAAGAGTGCTTGCAATCACCTTCCTTGTATCTCCAATGAGCTGCAAATCCAAACTCAGCTTGCAAATGCATCTCCTTTGTTCGAATTTGAACTTCAAGTGGCACCATGCCTTCAGCCATTACTACGGTGTGGAGAGATTGATATCTGAAGATTAGAGTCTAAgttagaaataaaagaaaaatgtgcCAAGTGCTAACAGCACCTTATTGATGAGCTAAATCTTACCCATTGAACTTGGGATGATTTATGTAGTCTTTGAATTTTCCAGGCACTTCAGACCATAACTGATGAACGACTTTTAATGCCCTATAACAATCATCCTCATTTTCAACAATAAGACGGAGCCCATGAATATCATGAATCTCATCCATGTTCAACTTCTTCCTGCAAAATATTAAAAACCATCACATCATGTGAATACACATGCTAAATAATACTTATAAcaaaatttcatttcaaagtttcATGTCACAAGTATGTTAGGCACATGCACGTAATATTGTTAGACCATTACTTTGATCAAACCACCCTAGAGaaccataatttacaacatatggtATTTATGCAAATGCTGCAGCAACATCAATAATATAAGATCCATATCCAAAAGGGAGATCAAATCAGTATAACTATTTGGTTGACTATAGCTGCCAGACAGGAGTTATGAAAACACTAGCACCATCTATTTctctttttatgttttattaggCATTGCCAAATTAAGATATGTTTCTTAAAAGACATGTTTCCCATTGCCATGCAAGCCACTGTGTGTCCATGCAGTAAGAGACATAAAGAAGAAAAGTGACAGGAAGAACTCACTTCAACATTTTGCAATAAATGCTATACAAGCTTTTATGCCGCCCAGACAGAACATGGTATGAAATGGCTTCATCCTTAAGAGCTTGGTCTAATTTCTCTGTTGCAGAAGTAATCATTGCCTCATCAAAAGACTGCACAAGTCTAGAAGACAAATCTCTGTGCTGATCTGAGTTGAGATGCTTAAAACAAAGATTCTCCAGTTGCTCTTTCCAAGTGGAGATTCCTAAACGGTTTGCCAATGGAGCAAATATCTCCAAAGTCTCCTTAGCAAATCTCTGTTGCTTGATCAAAGGCAATGCATCTAATGTCATCATATTATGCAATCGATCAGCCAATTTTATCAGGACAGCCCTGGCATCTGCCATGGCAAGGAACATGGTATGCAAGCGATCTGCTTCAACAGTCTTGTTTGCTGTATTGTTCTCACGGGCTAGCTTACTTAAGTGACTAAGCTTACAGACCTGATTGAATGTCACAAAGGACAAGTTTAGAAGCTTCTCAAATGATTATAAGAATGTTATTGACAAtatcaaccaaaaaaaaaaaattttccaaaTATTTTCGAATGTTTCATATAATGGACCTTATAAACAAGTGAAAAATGAGCTCCAAAACTTTATAAACCTTAGCTGCTACTCAATGCTGTCACTGTCCAGAAAATTATCAGCATTCCTTTTACAAAGAACACTAGATCAATTTTTTAATGTTGGCCTAGAAGTTTCTCAAAGGTATAGAAACAACAAGTAGCAACCGAAAAGGCCATGCTAGTGAAAGCCTTTGAAGGGTAAACGGagtaaaaaagaagtaagaaatatgtttatcagtttgccaaattaatAAACAAAAGGGAAAATCTAGACTAGAGGCATAGCAAAGTTTGATTATTTTCCAAGAAAGACGAGAAAGCCAAAATCAATTTAAGTTAgcaattaaaaagtcaataattgtgagacatatcatacaagatcatgatCCCAGCTAAAGAAACTTTTGAAGGCACAATCCACACAAAGGAAACACATCATAATATGACAGCCACAACCATGCTAGTTTACACAAATTTTGATTGGTAGGGAGGGCCTAAAGGAGATCTTCCATTCACAACAGTCCTGAAATACAAGAAATGACCTAAATAGAACAAGATAAACTTCAACATTTAAACTTAACAGTAATTTTCTTAACCAAACTAGTCACAGCACTTGGGTATAGATAATCTATTGAACTTTCTTGACTAACGCACGCACTATGCTTATATTGGTCCACAGGATTGCAAAGAAATAACCAAGTTGCACATAGCAAGCGAATTTTCAAATTGAACAGCTCGAAAGATGATTGATTATATAGAATGAGAAAATAATAAACTAGCATTTTATTTTATGGTCATAGCCCTAACAGTCAATAACAGATTAAACAACAAGAGCTCATCCTCTTACCCCTTCCACCAAATCAGCTACCCCTGCTCCAAATGTCCTAAATATATAGTCATAGCTTAAAAAAGAATCGTCAATAGTGTCATGTAAAAGCCCTGCAGCGACCACTGTAGAGTTAGCCCCAATCATTGCGAGCAAAACTGCAGTCTCCACACAATGCTGCAAATATGGATCTCCACTTGCCCGCATCTATTagaaaacaacaattaaatatcaTCAAGCCTGCAAAAATACTATGAAACAACAAAATccgatcaaaattcaaaactccaGCTCTACCTGTCCTCTATGAGCTTTCTCAGCTTCATAAAAAGCCTTCACAACAAAATCTTCACAAAAGATTTTGTGCCTCATTTGTGCAACCATCAGCAATTCTTTGGCATAAGGCTCGTTATTAGCCTCCACAAAACCATCCTCCATATTAAATGTCAATTCATCCACAGCAATAGATGAAGAACCCCCATCAGTTCCAACACTGTGAACATCAAAACTCGGCGAATCATAATCAACACAAGATCCTAGCGCATGTCTAACGAACCCATTAAACAATCCACTAGCCCCACTGCGAAATGAACCATGAATTGAGCTTTGGAAACTCATATCAGCACTTCTTTCACGAGCAATCCTCATGGGAGGACTACTAGAACACGAGACTGGCCCTTGCAGCACCGATATTGGACTTTGATCCCTCTTTATAGAAGACCCACCGAGATATTTACTCGGTGATAAGCGAAACGAACTGCTCAATTCCTTCAATTCCTCTCCTCTATCATGCCACAAAGAACCCAATTCCTCTCTATCACCCGAAAACGATGAATGTTTCACAGTTGAAGACGAGAACAAACACGACAAGCCACCTACCACAGATTTCTGTGAAGAAGATGAACTAGATGAAGCTACCGATGAAGATCTCGAGGTCAGCTCAAAATCATACGTCGCGTGTGCATTGATTTGGCACGTATGTGGTGCTGAACATACGCTGCTAGGTGGGttcgcatacaaagctattgttgAGACCGCCATGGCTCTATCGAAACCAGAATTTGTTATAGATCACAAACCCAAATGAAACCCAAACCAAGTAATATGTTCaactcaaatcaaattttaacaaaaacCCACAAATTTTTATAAAAGATTATGTGTTCATAAGAATGACCCAGAAATTTTTTAGAGAGAACCAATTGGATCTTGATGATTAAAAACCCAGGAGACCCCACACTGGCTCATAGTTTTGTACATAAACACATCAACAAATAAGCAGAGAACAGAAAATTTGGAGAGAGCATCTGTTGTTTTGGAGAGATGCTACAGTATGTACAAATTTATAGAAATTTGCTTTGACTTGAGAGATGAACACAGAAGAGATAGAAAACTAAGGAGAATTTACAGAAATTAAGCCCCAAATGTTGAAATTTAAAGCAAAGAAGAGTCAAAGAAGCTTCGATTtgtgcagagagagagagagagagagaagagagaggaaggaaaagagCGAGCTTCGTTCTTTTTGGTTTTGTGTGGCAATTTTGCGTAACGAACTCGTCTCTGATCTTTTATTGCTTGGAGACCCTAGAAAGTCACAATGAAATTACGGGATTATCCTTGGTGAATAACAGAAATAACGGTATTGTACAACTGGATATTATTATgaacaaataaatttttttatttatttttaaaattatatttcatGTTTATTTAaagctttttttttaatatttaaagcaACTTATGACAATGTATAAGAATTTccttttgaaaaattaaaatttttatgcagttaaaaaatattttaaaattattaagctttaattttataacaataaatttatttttaaatttgtaatattttaaatttaaattttaattaatttaaaataaatataaataatatatttaactatttttaaattttataattaaaatacaataaatttaATGTTATACTAATTTTAATAActgtttttaatatattttaaaatatatttttaacagTGATTTCAATTACAATATCAaacaaattatataaattataaatcttAAACTATAGAAACCGTAATAAACTAACATGCATAAATTTTGCTAGTATTATGCTGTAATTCTTCGATAGGGAAAAAATTTAAGCTGTAATTAAAAAATTCTTAACCATCTGTGTTAGTAAATATTAATTcagtaattatttaaaaattcagtaattatataataatatttagagATTATAATTTATGAGGATTTGgtatttcttctattatattactaATTAgatattaagtttttttttaatttagtattttttttcTATTGTAAGGATTTATCATTTTTCTTGTTtgccatgttttttttttttgttatattatgaAATTGTTAAGTTTTCTTCCATCGTGATAATTTGATTTTTCCTCAACTCCTCAATTTTATACTAAcaattaaatattagattttcttCTTTTGTAAGGATTTGTTATTTGCTTTATAGAATTTGTTATTTTCTCTATTGcgataacttatttctttctataTTATGGGGTTGTTAAACATGGTATTTTATTATTTAGGTAAGAGTACAATgatagaaaatataaattttatttcttatatAAGATTAAATTTGATgatattattaaattttcttcATTTGTTATATTTTGGTATTTCCTCAATTCGGTAATTTTATACGAATAATTAGATATTAGGTCTTCTTCCATTGTGAGGATACGGTGTTTCCTCCATTATGAAGACTCATTTCTTTCTATATTATAGAGTTGTGTAATACTTTATTATTTTGATGAGAATGCATTGATgtgaaatatatatttttcttttaaaagaaTATTAAAGTATGATATTATCATTAGGTTTTCTTCCTTTATGATGATTTTATATTTCTTTAATTtggtaattttatattaataattatatattaagttTTTTATTTATGAGGATTTATTATTTACACCATTATAAAGATTTATTGTATTCTCCGGTGTAgagaattatttatttttataccaTGAAGTTATTAGGCGTAgtgctttattatttagatataaGTTTAATGAcataaattacaattaaaaaaaaaaactaaaatttgaTGCTTTTTGGATAGACTTGCACAAAAAGAATTTGGTTATCCCCACGTTCCTTCTAAGCATAAGAGAAGGAAGATTacacaaaaaaattattattattattataagcaTAAACAATTAAATATGGCAAACAATGTCATATCCAAATCAACACAAATAGTGACATGAATTAATTAATGGAAATTCTTTGGTATTTTATGGCTAACTTCAATGTATCAATGACAATTTTATGTTGCCTTAATCTTACCCCCTTAAAGCatgtttatattatttaaataaaattattattattatttaataatgtaTTGTTGGGATGGCATTAGCATTGGAACTCAATTGGATTGTTAATTGTTTTCTCATTAGGAGGATTGTCTCCTCATGCAAGTAAAGCTTTTGGAAGACATTAAGATGGATTGGGATCcacatattgatattttattattttttttgtattattatttttctctGTGGGCCTTATGGTATAGTGGTGCAAGAATCCCTTTGAGGATGAGGAATCTCTGAATCTTTTTATAAAAATCTtggaaattttttaaattttttctaatATCTGCGATGCTTGTGTACCCATAAACAATTCTCagataatcatatatatttaaatataaacaatATTTGATTCCCTTGGCACTACAAACATGCTTATtcgataaaaaaatataataattatgtgCTCGAAATATTCTAAAAATTCAGTTAAAATCATCATATATGTAAATAAGGACCGTCGATAACAATTTATAAAgatagaaaaaattataaaaatattttattacaattattgttattattattctaTTAAAAATCAAAAAGGGTACTATTGATAATTGGCATGGGATGGGCGAAAGCACGCTCCACCATGTTGGAGAGGCGCTCTAGAACTTTGCTTGTCCATGATAACGactcgtctctctctctctcttcaattTCTTGAATCTTTTATTGTCGTTTTACGTTAATTTTCCCGTTCGGTGCGGCTCACTGATCAACCACGTGGCGTGACTTCAGCAGCCATGGAGGCCACTTGGTCAACTCGTATTCCCTACACTTGTTCATTACAGACGGCTGGTTGGCGCGCATTTCGTCCTCGCACGGTCACGGGCTGTCACGCTCGCTGCACGAGTTAATTGCACTGCCGACTGTGTGCCTGACTGACTGGCCCGAGCCGCTTAACCGTAAAGcgcatttttcagcatttaacttTTAATTGCtattttaaaattcttttaatttcaatttaaattaatttgaaattcctATAATtcgtaaaaataaatttataaatgatcataaataaaaaaataattttatttttttagctaaaaaaaatgaaaattatgagTGCATGGCTTTGACTGTTAAATTAAATTATGTTAGACTgagatatatttaatttaatattataaaaataaacaaatgaaTAAGAAGAAGGACCCTTTTGAAAAATGCCTCAACAGACCCATTTCCCATctttcccctctccctccatCCATCCTTTAGGGTCTGTTTGGAGTCGAGATTTACCGGTATGATTTCTAGCATTCCCGACTATCAAACAGCATGATCTCGTCAACATTGGGTCCCCCATGACCTGAGCTCTCTATTTCGATCAACGGCAGCCATTTTGAAGTTAGGGAGAGGGAGAGGGTACTAGGAATCAAAAGAAACGAGAAGGGGGTGTTCTCTGCCAGGTAAATGAGTGGGGGAACTTACCAAAGAGGCAACGTGCCCGGACGAACGTACCAGGAGGCAATGTAGTCCGgattcatttttattattaaattaaaaaattattttattattagaaattatgtaatattttttaattgaagGGTTTTATAGAATGTTTTTTAAATCGAAAGATTTACgacaccaaaataaaaataaggtcGAAAGTgtaaaaaactttaaaattaaggCACGATTTGTAAAATTAGCCGTATTGTGAACTCTGAATCTGAAAGTCAAAAGTCAAAAGCAATTGAGGCCAACTTGGTCAAATGATGCAGCTGCTTGCCCCCTTGCCACTGGGTCTGCAACACCATGGCTTGTTCTGATCAGTGATTATGGGCAAGTGGCAACGAATGGTATTAATcattaatcaataattaattaattaattaatattaattatcttttaaacATTAATTATTAAGGAAAAAATCAaagcattttaattaaattataacatGTGGTTTTTTCTTCTTATTTGGCCAATTAGACTAGAAAATAAATCTGATCTGATGAACCTtctaattgaaaaataacaatgaTGATTATTATTTTAATCCAACTTAACTCAATAATTAAACTTATCCttgttgattaaaaaaataataaaacttatacgAATGAGGTTTCTAGAAGAAAGGAGTTATTGGGTCATATCCACTtgtatcaaaattttttatttatataaaaaaaaaatctaattatttAAGGAGTAGTTCAAGCCTCTCTTTAGACAGCAGTTAAATAGTCATTTGCTTAACGCAATAAACTTATTCCttttatttagaaattataattttatgaaaatttaatttaattttttattttttatatttaaaataaaaaaataattttttatttaaaattatttttaataaataaaaattaaatataattatgtgaaaatttaattaaattttttttcttacaaaTAATTTATTCTAAGAAAAGTATGCATACCTTTTATTTgccattatatttaattatttatgaattattAGAGTAAAATACtagtgagtttaatgaaattattaagtTATATGTCAATTTATTCAGTAGCTGATAACTAATTAGTTTacttttcaatttaaattattaaattaaaatattcgaTAAATGTTATTTACAAGTAAATATTTTAAAGATAATTACTAAtggtttaaaattataaatttatatttaaaaattaaattttaagctTTAAATTATTGATCTTTATTAAATAATAACTTATCACAATAACCCAATTAATCAATCAAACACATAAAAAAAGCAATTCATTAAAATATTTAACCTGATTTATTCAATTGATAAAAGTATATCATTTACTTAATTATGTAAcactcttaatttttaaatttattatttttgggtaaatattgatattttattttatttgaattttaagaaattatttgaaatatttttcggattttagaaatcggattcgatttttcaaaaatataaaattttgatgatttttaaaaattaatttaaaaaccacgtaGTAAAACTAAAAGTATATTTGGAgtttacaaatttttctgagttttctgaaattttttcgaaatttttgggcctcgttttcggtcccaaggcatagtaaaaatttaaaattttgtatttcaaatcGAACCAGCTGAATCAAACCGGATCGGatcagaccggtcgaatcggaccggctccttcttcttcttctctattTCTCCCGCGTGCGTTTCCtccttcctctctttctctcccgttttctctctcctccctcctccctttGTCGCGCCtccacctcccctgccacccctcCACCTCCTCGCCACCCCACCACGGCGCCGCCCTCAGCCTGCCCACTTGTCGGCCGCCTCTGAACGCCTAAAAAGGCCCCAGTGACGCAATGCGAGCGCCCGCCGCCTTCCCGCCGAAATcccgccgatccggccaccaatcggaccgggtcttgtgtctaaatccatctactcgtcgagagctttccatagacactaagaac contains these protein-coding regions:
- the LOC110634290 gene encoding probable GTP diphosphokinase RSH2, chloroplastic produces the protein MAVSTIALYANPPSSVCSAPHTCQINAHATYDFELTSRSSSVASSSSSSSQKSVVGGLSCLFSSSTVKHSSFSGDREELGSLWHDRGEELKELSSSFRLSPSKYLGGSSIKRDQSPISVLQGPVSCSSSPPMRIARERSADMSFQSSIHGSFRSGASGLFNGFVRHALGSCVDYDSPSFDVHSVGTDGGSSSIAVDELTFNMEDGFVEANNEPYAKELLMVAQMRHKIFCEDFVVKAFYEAEKAHRGQMRASGDPYLQHCVETAVLLAMIGANSTVVAAGLLHDTIDDSFLSYDYIFRTFGAGVADLVEGVCKLSHLSKLARENNTANKTVEADRLHTMFLAMADARAVLIKLADRLHNMMTLDALPLIKQQRFAKETLEIFAPLANRLGISTWKEQLENLCFKHLNSDQHRDLSSRLVQSFDEAMITSATEKLDQALKDEAISYHVLSGRHKSLYSIYCKMLKKKLNMDEIHDIHGLRLIVENEDDCYRALKVVHQLWSEVPGKFKDYINHPKFNGYQSLHTVVMAEGMVPLEVQIRTKEMHLQAEFGFAAHWRYKEGDCKHSSYVLQMVEWARWVVSWQCETMSKDHSSIGCADSMKPPCAFPTHSADCPYSYKPHCGHDGPVFVIMIENDKMSVQEFPANSTMMDLLERVGRGISRWSSYGFPVKEELRPRLNHKPLSDTSRKLKMGDVVELTPAIPDKCLTECREEMQRMYDRGSTTVPSTATAAGGMFGWRS